A region of the Lathamus discolor isolate bLatDis1 chromosome 12, bLatDis1.hap1, whole genome shotgun sequence genome:
GCTGAGGGGAATAAACAGCTTAACGCTATCGTTCTCAAGACCTGTCTCTGATACAGTTTGCAGGGAAGTTACTGTCAAAACACACTGGACAGTTTCTTTCAGCGCTGCTGGTATTTAACAGGTTTTACACTCACCTTTCTCAAGTTCCTGACTACACAGGCTGCAGAATTCACATGTGCATCAACCACATCGCGTATTCAGGTAGGTTATTGGGCATTGTGAACTGACAGCTGAATCTGTATACATACTGTCTTCCTAACACACCACCTCTCTTGGCAGGTCCAAGCCACATTCAAGAGCAACTCAAATTAAAGAGAAGCCCTCTAAAAATTCTGGGTCATGTCTTAATATATACATGATTATATCCGCTCTTCTGCAACATACAAAACCAAAGATGTCTGGCAAGTTCAAAGGAAGTCCAGTTCAACCTTTTAGGAAGGCTTACCACATTTTATAAATAGACGTATCTgtacagaaatgtatttaaatgcatggccatcttaaaaaagaaatttatcTTTAAACAATTATCACCCTTTTCCAAGAGTCCAGAATCTTCTCTGCCATTGCAGGAAGCATTCTTTTTCTACCACAGCCCTGTGCATCCCACCCATGCAGTTCAAAGGGAATTTATACCACAGCAAGAGATACTCTGCTTCCAAAAAGCACATTACAGGCTATTTTGTCTATACAGTCTAGAGAAGCGCTGGTCCCAGATCTTCTAACCACTGGCTTCCATTCTGGCAGCTGTATCTAGACACCCCTTACACCGATGGCTCACAATATCCCATTTGCAgacagctgagcacagccagTTCACTGTCGCCTTGCTGGTGACTGGAATATTCAGATGAAATCAgatgctttccttcttttaggAAGCTGCAGTAAATTGTCTGTGATTGATGTAGTATCCTGAGATACTGGCGTCTGAGATACTGTCCTAGATTGTGGGGTGCTTGTGGGTGTATGAGGCCCACTTGCCGGGGTCTTGTAACCAGGCGTTCCAGTGTGGGCTGGAGAAGGAGTATAGCTGGCTCGCAGTGCTTTGTCAGTATATTTACTTGCAGTCCTGTTTACTAGTCTCTGCAAAGCTGGCGACATTGCTGGGCTTAGTCCTTTTGGAGTGAAGCTGGAACAGAATAAACAGGTTTAAAAGATTTTACAGTAAAAACCTGCCACTTGTGTGGAAGAGCATCAATGCTTCCACATATGAGCTTCACATCCACTCTCCCAATAGACAGACCTGCTGGCTGCAGAAGCCATTCTGCCTGCAGGTAAATGCAGCCTGTCTCTCTAGAGACAAGGGACAAATAAACCTCTTACATCCCTCCAAACCTGAGTGGTACCGCCTGCCTTTTCCTTTGAGCCTGTTCTATCCTTCCTGTGACCCAGCCAAGCAAGCATTATCACGTCTCCTCTTTGCAATGAGGCAAGACACTGATCCAGATGCATTGCTGGGTGGCTGCAAGGCAGAACAGTAATGCCGGCAAGAGGGAGTATCAAGGACGGCCACCAGCCACCTTCCCTCAGGAATCAAGTTTTCTGATTTCTAAAAGCTTGCGGTCTGACTGTACCTACTGCTGCTCCCAGTACTCCGATCATTCCTCCCTTTCTACATATGTTGATTTAAATCTCATCAGCAGataccacccccaccccccccagttCTGCTGTCAGAACAAATCTCACCTGGCCaagttttctgttgcttttcgAAGTGCCTCCAGCTTCTTTGCTCGTTTTTTAGCTGCCGCTTCATTGGCCATCTTGAGCCCCAACCTCTCGCGGCGCCCAGGCTCCAGGATCTACAAATGCATGACACAGTTCAGTTGCCAAGAGACTCATATGAATGCTGCAAAAATGAGTCAAAGCACCTTCACGGCTGGTTTCCAGTTCATAGGGATCTAAAGTGGGGAGAAGTGGGGTCAGCCCACAACCCTCTGCTGCTATATAAAAGCCAGAGAGGACACAGAGGTACCTTCAACCTGCCTAAGCAAGTAACAAAAATGGTAGAACCAGTTCAGTCAAGGAAGCAGCCATTACCTCTGGCATTTCCTCCTGCTGTCTCTCCTAGACAAACAATGTCACCTGTGTCTTGCATGGCCTGGCCTGTGGCCAGCCAGCTCTCAGGCAAACAGACATTGCTACACAGCAGGAGAACCAGTCAAGGGCTTCTGAGTCTGGCAAAATATAGGCACATACAGCAAATTACACCTTTCTTGAAGCAAGAGTCTCAGCTCATACACaatgacagcagcaggagaCGGGTGGCATGCAGGGACCCGTACCATTAGCAAAGCCAGAGCGTCTTTTATATTCTCAAGCGATACAGCTGCTTCAGGCAGTGACAGCCAAAAGATCAAGACAGAGGGAAATCCTACAGTTTCTACCCATTTATACACTGAAATTGGATAAATTGGGTGTCTCTTCAGCTTCCTCTGAAAACCCCTATGTCTGGGCTTTGTATCATCAAATATGAAATCTCACTCTCCTGATAACAGTGCGTGTTCCACCTCAGGTACCTCCACCAAGCAGCGTTCATGTCCACACCTCCACCCTCCAAGCAGAACCTAGGTTATTGGAACCAGGGACTGGGAACACAGCCCAGAGACATGTCACACTCCTACAACAATGTTAACCTATTACTTACTCACTTGCCTTTCCCTTCTTACTCCTTCCCCTCAAAAAAAATGACATTCTGATTGCTGACATGGAATACCTTGAAGGCTGGTCCAGGAGTTCTGTCCACATACGGCGTTTCTGACCCTTCTAAGCGCAAAGGGGTGCTTTCAATTTCACCCCATGTCATAAAAGGAGACTCATTCACACCTAAAACCAAATTTGAACAGTCATACTCATGAAAGACATTTGACTATTCAttcaccacaaaaaaacccagagaggCAAATCATGAAATGCAAATACATCAACACACAAAGAAGCCCCTCCACTGCAGAGGAAACCACAGCCCATATTCAATAGCAACATGTGGCTCCCATTGAAAGAGCATGACCTTAAACTCACAGCATTGCCAGTGGCTGTGTCACCCTCTAAGTGACAACACCCAAGCACTGTCCTTcccatgtgtttatttttccacttgGTGAGCTTTTGCTTAGTGccactttcatttttccctcTGTGGTACTAGTCTTCCCCTCTGTTATTTCATGAAAACTCTTTTTAACGTAAGGAActatttaaaagcagagaaacaggcaGAGGACTTAGAATACATGTAATAAACAAACTTAGAATCTATTCTGCGGTTGTAGCTGCTAGACAAAGTGCAGTCACTGCTTGGTACAGGCTAGCCTCAAGATGAATTGAGGCTAAAAGGCCGATTAAGTCACTGGCTAGTGACTGGTATGGAACAGGCGCTTCAATAGAGAAAGGAGGTGCGCTCCAAATGCCACCTACAGGCTTTCCGGAGGAAAAGCCTCAGTACGTTCAGCTTATAGCATAACAAGACAGGGAAACAATGGTTAGCGAGGAGTGAGTGAAAACTTAGATACCACGTTtcaactggaagaaaaatcacTTCTTTTCTAACCAAAAGTATCCTACAGCTAATCCATATGAACAAAAGGAGTATATAATACACAAGTGTATTCAGACAAAGGAGGAACCAAGAAAGCGTCAGACGTGGAGAGAAACAGGAGGTTAGACTGTGAAGGAAGTGATATGCCACATTGCTATGAGTCAGGCTGAATATCACTCAAAAAACTACATGACAATTCATTAGACTGTTAATGGTTGTGAAGTATCTGAATTCTTTAAGCCCTAGAGAAGTACGACCCAGGGATAAAACAAGCAGCCACCGCACCCCAGTTGCCTAGGAGGGCTCACCGCCCTCTGCATGGTTCCTAAGTGATGATGGCATGACAGCTTGCTCAAAGCCTCTCGGGTACAGCATGACTCCTCTAGCCAGTGTATGGGACTAGGATTTAAGCACTGAGCTGAGTTGGCATACACAGTACACAAGAAAGTCACCAGTTCATGACACTTAGATAGAAAGCTCATCTCCTCCTCTAAACCAACAGTGAGCCCTCAGAGTTCAACAAACAGAGCATCtttcattagaaaaaataagaaatcccTCTTACCAGGGGCAGGAGAGGGGGTAGCCACAAATCCATATCCATTCACTTTCGGAGACTCTTGGGGTATCAGCTCTTTCCCATCTGGTCCCACTTTGCCCTGTTtgtactgaaacaaaaaagaggCAATGCCATTCATGTGGAGAAACGTGTGAATCAGCATTACCTAGCACACCCAGTTTTCCTGGTTGATGAACATTAGAGGGAAGAGTCTAATAAAGTATTAGAAGTACAATTATCCAACCTGAGCATTGAGGGCTGCAGCTTGTTGGAGCTGTGATTTGCTCACGGCTTGGCTAAAAGGGTCCTTCACAAAACGGGTGTTTTGATGGACAACTTCCCTGGGCTTCTTAAATACTTCATCCCCATCAGGTACaccttgaaaagcaaaatgcctTTTAAGAAAGGGCTCAGATAACACTAGGCAGTGTGCTCTAAAGCTCCTGACCAACACAACACTTGCCACACATCCCTACACAACACAGAATCCATCAGCAATTGCGGTGTGTATCACTAgcaatttaaaacagaatttgtACCAGATAGAAGCTTTGTAACACCTGAAAACTACAAATTAAGATcagatttttgattttttttttaagttaacaagactttcttttctgtacttCACTGGTTTGCAGAAGTTACCAGTTGTACATTTTTAACCAAAGAAAAGGGCATTTACAAATTACATAGTTTCCTATAGCAATCAAAAGCCCAAAAAGCTCAAGCAGCACTCTCTGAGCAGAAGCTAAGATTAAATAAACATGACAAGAAagtggatataaagaagaaagacCAAACTGGAAAGAGCTTTGGCTCCTGAAACCAAGTGCTTCTGTAATACCGATAATGAGTTTCTCAATGACAAACAGAATATGATCACACTTTGCCTTTTGCAATCAAAGGCAAAGGAGCAAAgttcaaataaagaaaaagagaaaaaaaaaaatacaaaaagagagagaaaacccCAGACATTTTAAAGCAACTTTATGTATCTGAGtttcacagaggaaaaagtGCAGTATTGCCAGTAAGAGGTGCGCAGTCATCTACAGAAATGCTATTACGCTGTTAGCACTGTTTGGAGTCAACCCACCCAGAATCAATGCCCCTTACCAGAAACCCGCAACCTCACCTGTCGGATAATACATGAGGGTGTTTCGAGCTGTGTATTCCCAGGTCTCCAATCCGGCTTTCACACTCTCCAGAGcttgctgctctgctgaaggAAGTGCCAGGTTCTCACTGCGCCGCTGAAAGCGTGATAGAAAAAAAGATTAGAAAAGGGTGGTGGTAGGGGGAGAATCAGTTCTGACAGACTCCTGCAACATTTCAACCAGGCATCCACACCATGCAGAGCTCAATCACAAACTCAGCTCCCTGCCATAGCACGCTTTGCTCCTGGCATGGCATAAGCACCCTCTAGCAAGTGTCATTTAAGAAACCATCCTGTTCCCACCTGAGCTTGCAAACAATTCCATATGAAGTTCTGGTATAAAACCaggtgaaaaccagaaaagtaaATTCTCATAAAGATCATGACTTTGTTAATTACATCTTGTGATGTAAATACTTGTTTTGGTTcaagctttttctgttttttctc
Encoded here:
- the ESS2 gene encoding splicing factor ESS-2 homolog isoform X1 codes for the protein MEQAAAPAASARAVVPAAGRGDGATPPASRRPKMILDEETYIERLEKIIQRDFFPDVAMLRAQKEYLEAEENGDLEKMRQIAIKFGSSLGKSSGDTPVPYVTPATFETPEVHPGGHPLEGKSKAGAKAAEEGEAEKDNKEALPSLDSFLAKHTSEDNASFEQIMEVAKEKEKVKHAWLYSAEEEYAQRRSENLALPSAEQQALESVKAGLETWEYTARNTLMYYPTGVPDGDEVFKKPREVVHQNTRFVKDPFSQAVSKSQLQQAAALNAQYKQGKVGPDGKELIPQESPKVNGYGFVATPSPAPGVNESPFMTWGEIESTPLRLEGSETPYVDRTPGPAFKILEPGRRERLGLKMANEAAAKKRAKKLEALRKATENLASFTPKGLSPAMSPALQRLVNRTASKYTDKALRASYTPSPAHTGTPGYKTPASGPHTPTSTPQSRTVSQTPVSQDTTSITDNLLQLPKRRKASDFI
- the ESS2 gene encoding splicing factor ESS-2 homolog isoform X2 yields the protein MLLQPHLKPQKCIQVAIHWRVNPKLVPKLQRKASSLFLLGEAEKDNKEALPSLDSFLAKHTSEDNASFEQIMEVAKEKEKVKHAWLYSAEEEYAQRRSENLALPSAEQQALESVKAGLETWEYTARNTLMYYPTGVPDGDEVFKKPREVVHQNTRFVKDPFSQAVSKSQLQQAAALNAQYKQGKVGPDGKELIPQESPKVNGYGFVATPSPAPGVNESPFMTWGEIESTPLRLEGSETPYVDRTPGPAFKILEPGRRERLGLKMANEAAAKKRAKKLEALRKATENLASFTPKGLSPAMSPALQRLVNRTASKYTDKALRASYTPSPAHTGTPGYKTPASGPHTPTSTPQSRTVSQTPVSQDTTSITDNLLQLPKRRKASDFI